Within the Solwaraspora sp. WMMA2056 genome, the region GTCGGTGCGCTCAGGCTGGACGTCGGGTCCGTCGAGCCCGGCTACCGTCAGCAGCTTCGAAGCGTGTTCTTCGGCGACATCGATCCAGACTCTGCCGACGCGGCCATCGCACTGCTGACCCCCGACGCGCCGGCCGGTATCGCGCTCGGCGCCACCGCCCTGACCCGGTCCGGCTGGGGCTCCGTCCCCCGCACCTACGTCACCTGCGCCCAGGACATGGCGATCAGGCCCGCGCTCCAGCAGAAGTTCATCGTCGACGCGGACGCCGCGTTCCCCGACAACCCGACGTCCGTCGAGGCGCTCGACGCGTCCCACACGCCCTTCCTGTCCATGCCCCAGCAGGTCGCCGACATCGTCACCGCAGTGGGCTGATCGGAATCGGTCCGTTGGGTCAGCCGGTCACCCGGGACGCGAGGTGACCGGCGCGGACGGTTGACGGCGGTGGTTAGCGTCGGGGCCATGATCAGTGGGCTTCTCCGACGAATCGCGACCGTCCTCGGTGCTGCAGCGGTCGGCGCGGTCGCCACCGTCGCGGTGGCAGCGCCGGCTTCGGCGGCCGCAACCCCGGCCGTCACCGGCTACGTGTGGGTCAGCAGCCCCACCGTCGCCAGCTACACGGTGCCGACGTGGACCTCCGGCGGCCACACCTACTACTCGTACGCCAAGAATCCCGGCGGCGGGCCGATCACCGTCACCAGGTCCGGTGCCGGCGCCTACCAGGTGCGTTTCGGTGGGCTCGGCTCGCTGGTGACCGGCGGCGGGGGAGTGGTCCACGCCCAGGCGTACGGCGCGGCGGCCCGATTCTGCACCGTGGGCTCCTGGTATCCGTCCGGCGCCGATCTGCTGGTCAACGTCTACTGCTTCGGGGCCAGCGGCACCCGGCAGGACGCGTACTTCGTGGCGAACTTCGTCGAGGCCAGCGGCTCCACGCTCGCCGTCGACGGCGTGTCGTACCTCTGGTCCAACAATCCGACCTCGCCGATGTACACCCCGAGCGGCTGGTACCGCTACGACGCCGGCGGCGGCACCCCGTGGGTGGCGCGGGACGCGCCCGGCTCGTACGCGGTGGAGCTGCCCGCCTCGGCCGCCCAGACGCAGACCACGTTCTACCAGATCACCGCCTACACGTCGGCGGCCGTGAAGTGCAAGGTGGACTCGTACCTCGCCGACGGGATCGCCCGGGTGCGGTGCCGGGACGCCTCCGGAGCCTTTGTCGACTCCCGGTTCACCATCACCTGGACCGTGCACAACCTGCTGCAGCAGATCGCCCCGACGGCGCTGGCGACGGTCGACGACACGTACCCGTCGGGTGGGCCGGCACCGGCGATCACCTGGACCAACGACAGCTCGGTGAGCGGCGACTACGCCGTCACCCGCACCGGCACCGGACGGTACGAGATGGTCTTCCCGCAGATCATCGACTACTCCGGGCACGCCGTGGCGTACGCGCTCGGCTATCAGGACGCGCACTGCCACGTGCAGTACTGGCACCCGGTCGGCACCACCGACATGAACGTCGGCGTGACCTGCCTGAACAGCGCTGGCAGCCCGGTCAACACCCCGTTCACGGTCGGCTTCACCTGGTAGTGCGGACCTGGCAGGAGAGTTTGCCGTTCCGGTGGGATCTGGTCACACCGGACCAACTCGGAACGTTGCTCGACGGTGCCGCGCCGCCGGACCTGTGGTTCCTCGATGAGCTCGTCACCTGCACCGGGAAGGTGCTGGCCCGCAGCGGAAACGGTGACCTGTACTTCGTCGGCAGATCGTTGGACTCGATGTTCGACCTGCTCGGCGGAGTCCTCGCCGGACTCGTCGGCGTCCAGCGACTGCATCGGCTGCCGCTGTCGTTCCAGCGCCCGGCAGTGAGGTCCGGGAGCCGGTGGCGGCGGCGTCCGTTGACCCGCGCCGAGGTGGCCCAGGGGCGACGGTTCCTCGCCGCGGTCGGGCTGACGCCACACACGCTGGCCCGACGGGACCGGCCGGCGGTCCTGGTAGACGTCGTGCATCGGGGTGCGACGTTCACCGAACTGTTCACCCTGCTGCGCGACTGGATCGACGCCGAACGCGAGCCATGGCCGGTCATCCGCCGCAAGCTGCGCTTCGTCGGCGTCACCCGCCGGACCAGGACCAGCCCGAAGACGTACCGCTGGCAGCAGCACGCCGACTGGACCCGGACGCTGCCCGCCGCAGCCGTGACCAACGTGTCGCTGGATCCGTGGGTGTGGTCGTACTTCGGTGACCATCAGGTGAAGCTGACCCGCTCGCTGTACCCCGACCGGTGGCTGGCCGAAGACACCGGACCCGGCCGTGACGAGCGTACCCGGCAGGCCCTTGCCGAGGCCGCCGCGCTGGTGGCGTACGGCCGTAGTCGGGCGGGCCGCCACGCCGTCGCCCGCGCCGTGGGACGCGACCACGCACTCGCGCAGCCCTGGCTGCGCACCCTCGTCACGAACCTTACCAGGAGCTGACCGACTGCTACAGATCCTCGGCTAGGTTCCTGGGCATGGGTCACGATCGTCGGGTGGGCACGGTGCGGCAGCTGTCGCGCTATCCGGTCAAGTCGATGCTGGGAGAGAACCTGGACCGGGCGTACGTCAACGAGGCCGGCATCGCCGGTGACCGCGCGTTCGCCGTGCTCGACTGTGTCACCGGCAAGGTGGCCAGCGCCAAGAACCCGCGGCTGTGGCGGGACATGCTGACCGTACGGTCCACGCTGCTGCCTCCCGACGCCGCCGGCACCCCGGCGGTCCGGCTGATCATGGCGGACGGTACGACCGGGACCGTGACGGTGACCGGCCGCCCCGATCCGGCGCTGTCCACGCTGCTGGGCCGGGACGTGCGGCTGCTCGACCGGGCCGCGCCGGGCACGACCATCGAACGGATGGACCCGGACCAGGTACGCACCGACGACGAC harbors:
- a CDS encoding MOSC N-terminal beta barrel domain-containing protein, coding for MGHDRRVGTVRQLSRYPVKSMLGENLDRAYVNEAGIAGDRAFAVLDCVTGKVASAKNPRLWRDMLTVRSTLLPPDAAGTPAVRLIMADGTTGTVTVTGRPDPALSTLLGRDVRLLDRAAPGTTIERMDPDQVRTDDDLSHAQTASSVLAAGSPPGTFFDFAPLHLITTATLAGLAAHSGRPVDSRRFRPNIVVELPAAPGGRRRSAVRRGVRPPTGGRRHPLR